A stretch of Fundicoccus culcitae DNA encodes these proteins:
- a CDS encoding lysophospholipid acyltransferase family protein, translating into MSFYTFMVKVFYVLFIIFNGKPHVEGKEHLENIDASILTSTHRSMTDPFFVAFVAAPHEVSFMAKQSLFQNKLLNYLLTKANVFPINREKPSTKTIRHAADELNEHNRHLGIFATGSRYSTEIKSGTAFIQRLSKKNIIPIAIQPPIGFWQFISRKKAKIAIGSPIEYDPSKKYTKEELAEIDALIGQRFDELDKQLDPTYVYQVPTKTEK; encoded by the coding sequence ATGTCTTTTTATACTTTTATGGTTAAAGTTTTTTATGTACTTTTTATTATCTTTAATGGGAAACCACATGTTGAAGGAAAAGAACATCTTGAAAATATCGATGCTTCTATCCTCACTTCAACACACCGCTCGATGACAGATCCGTTTTTCGTAGCGTTTGTTGCTGCACCTCATGAAGTAAGTTTTATGGCTAAACAATCACTTTTCCAAAATAAATTATTAAACTATTTACTGACAAAAGCAAATGTTTTTCCCATTAATCGAGAAAAACCCTCAACAAAAACTATTCGTCATGCAGCCGATGAATTAAATGAACACAATCGTCATTTAGGCATCTTCGCCACAGGGTCACGCTATAGTACCGAAATTAAAAGCGGGACAGCTTTTATTCAACGTTTAAGTAAAAAAAATATCATACCGATTGCCATTCAGCCACCCATTGGTTTCTGGCAATTTATAAGTCGTAAAAAGGCTAAAATCGCTATTGGTAGTCCAATTGAATATGATCCCAGCAAGAAATATACTAAAGAAGAATTAGCGGAAATTGATGCTCTAATAGGTCAACGCTTTGACGAATTGGATAAGCAATTGGATCCGACTTATGTTTATCAAGTTCCGACTAAAACGGAAAAATAA